A genomic window from Nocardioides sp. BP30 includes:
- the guaB gene encoding IMP dehydrogenase, with the protein MEIPEKFATLGLTYDDVLLLPGYSDLAPSEIDTTSRLTREISLKVPLISAAMDTVTESRMAIAMARQGGIGVLHRNLSIEDQAYQVDLVKRTQTGIISNPVTIGPDATLEQLDKLAGEYRISGFPVVDAEDRLIGMITNRDLRFTPVAEWATTKVDEVMTPMPLITGDAGISREEATALLRQHKRERLPLIDAEGKLTGLITVKDFVKGEQFPDASYDAQGRLLVAAAIGYFGDAWLRATTLIEAGVDVLVADTAHGNVRMLIDMVKRLKTDPATKHVQVIGGNVATKEGAQSFVDAGADAVKVGVGPGSICTTRVVTGVGVPQVSAVYEASLACKPAGVPVIADGGLRYSGEIGKAIVAGADTVMLGSMLAGTEEAPGDLLLINGKQFKAYRGMGSMGAMSSRGKKSYSKDRYFQAEVTSDDMIVPEGIEGQVPYKGSLATVAHQLVGGLHQTMFYVGARTVAELQDKGRFMRITSASLKESHPHDVQMTVEAPNYHS; encoded by the coding sequence ATGGAGATCCCGGAGAAGTTCGCGACGCTCGGCCTCACCTACGACGACGTCCTCCTCCTGCCCGGCTACTCGGATCTGGCGCCGTCCGAGATCGACACCACCAGCCGACTGACCCGCGAGATCTCGCTCAAGGTGCCGCTCATCTCCGCGGCGATGGACACCGTCACCGAGTCCCGGATGGCGATCGCGATGGCCCGCCAGGGCGGCATCGGCGTGCTGCACCGCAACCTCTCGATCGAGGACCAGGCCTACCAGGTCGATCTCGTCAAGCGCACCCAGACCGGGATCATCTCCAACCCGGTCACCATCGGCCCCGACGCCACGCTCGAGCAGCTCGACAAGCTCGCCGGTGAGTACCGGATCTCCGGGTTCCCGGTCGTCGACGCCGAGGACCGGCTGATCGGCATGATCACCAACCGCGACCTGCGCTTCACCCCCGTCGCCGAGTGGGCCACCACCAAGGTCGACGAGGTGATGACCCCGATGCCACTGATCACCGGCGATGCCGGCATCAGCCGCGAGGAGGCCACCGCCCTGCTGCGCCAGCACAAGCGCGAGCGGCTGCCGCTGATCGACGCCGAGGGCAAGCTGACCGGTCTGATCACTGTCAAGGACTTCGTCAAGGGCGAGCAGTTCCCCGACGCGTCGTACGACGCCCAGGGCCGTCTCCTGGTCGCCGCCGCGATCGGCTACTTCGGTGACGCCTGGCTGCGCGCCACCACCCTGATCGAGGCCGGCGTGGACGTCCTGGTGGCCGACACCGCGCACGGCAACGTGCGGATGCTCATCGACATGGTCAAGCGGCTCAAGACCGACCCGGCCACCAAGCACGTCCAGGTGATCGGCGGCAACGTCGCCACCAAGGAGGGTGCGCAGTCGTTCGTCGACGCGGGCGCCGACGCGGTCAAGGTCGGGGTGGGCCCGGGCTCCATCTGCACCACGCGCGTCGTCACCGGGGTCGGCGTGCCGCAGGTCAGCGCCGTCTACGAGGCGTCGCTGGCGTGCAAGCCCGCCGGCGTACCCGTGATCGCCGACGGTGGCCTGCGCTACTCCGGCGAGATCGGCAAGGCGATCGTCGCCGGTGCCGACACCGTCATGCTCGGCTCGATGCTGGCCGGGACCGAGGAGGCGCCCGGCGACCTGCTGCTGATCAACGGCAAGCAGTTCAAGGCCTACCGCGGGATGGGGTCGATGGGCGCCATGTCCAGCCGCGGCAAGAAGTCCTACTCCAAGGACCGCTACTTCCAGGCCGAGGTCACCAGCGACGACATGATCGTGCCGGAGGGCATCGAGGGCCAGGTCCCCTACAAGGGCTCCCTCGCCACCGTCGCCCACCAGCTGGTCGGCGGCCTGCACCAGACGATGTTCTACGTCGGCGCGCGCACCGTGGCCGAGCTGCAGGACAAGGGCCGCTTCATGCGGATCACGTCCGCCTCGCTCAAGGAGAGCCACCCGCACGACGTGCAGATGACCGTCGAGGCACCGAACTACCACTCCTGA
- a CDS encoding winged helix-turn-helix transcriptional regulator, translating to MASYGQFCPMAKAMEVLDERWTLLVVRELLLGSTHFNELRRGVPKMSPALLSKRLRTLERAGVITRRGSGQRTSYHLTASGQELEPVVRALQSWGTRWVGELGQEDLDPHLLFWDLRRTLHLEEWPRRRTVVAFLLTDVEPRVSHWWLVVSAEGADVCDFDPGYPVDATVRTPLRLLTRVWRGDCGWTEALSGGQLDVLGTREMSAALPRWIGQSSAALVPRPRGVVSTSAAH from the coding sequence ATGGCGTCGTACGGTCAGTTCTGCCCGATGGCCAAGGCGATGGAGGTGCTCGACGAGCGCTGGACGCTGCTGGTCGTGCGCGAGCTCCTTCTCGGGAGCACCCACTTCAACGAGTTGCGCCGCGGCGTACCGAAGATGTCACCGGCGCTGCTGTCCAAGCGGCTGCGCACGCTCGAGCGGGCCGGAGTGATCACCCGCCGAGGCTCCGGCCAGCGCACGTCCTACCACCTGACGGCCAGCGGCCAGGAGCTCGAGCCGGTGGTGCGGGCACTGCAGAGCTGGGGCACCCGCTGGGTGGGCGAGCTCGGTCAGGAGGACCTGGACCCGCACCTGCTGTTCTGGGACCTGCGCCGCACGCTGCACCTCGAGGAGTGGCCGCGTCGCCGGACGGTCGTCGCGTTCCTGCTCACCGACGTCGAGCCGCGTGTCTCGCACTGGTGGCTGGTGGTCTCGGCGGAGGGTGCCGACGTGTGCGACTTCGACCCCGGCTACCCGGTCGATGCGACGGTGCGCACACCGCTGCGGCTGCTCACCCGGGTCTGGCGCGGCGACTGCGGCTGGACCGAGGCCCTGTCCGGCGGTCAGCTCGACGTGCTCGGCACACGCGAGATGAGCGCCGCGCTCCCCCGCTGGATCGGCCAGAGCAGCGCCGCGCTGGTGCCGCGCCCCCGCGGTGTCGTGAGCACCAGCGCGGCGCACTGA
- a CDS encoding class I SAM-dependent methyltransferase, whose translation MTTTTTHPELKARHRAMWAAGDYARIADELVPDVGRAVADACWIAPGERVLDIGAGTGNAAIPAALAGGVVTASDLTPELLEIGRRRAAEAGLEITWETADAEALPYDDASFDVVLSAIGVMFAPFHRAAAEELLRVTRPGGRIGVASWTPAGFIGQMFAAMKPFAPAPPEGAQPPPLWGEESHVRWLFGDRVRGLRAERRALVVDAFTTGAAFRDAFKASYGPTLVAYRSLGGDAERIAALDRVLADLGDRHLDEGRMSWEYLVVTAQRA comes from the coding sequence ATGACCACCACCACCACCCATCCCGAGCTCAAGGCCCGTCACCGCGCGATGTGGGCTGCGGGCGACTACGCCCGGATCGCCGACGAGCTCGTCCCCGACGTCGGTCGGGCCGTCGCGGACGCCTGCTGGATCGCGCCGGGCGAGCGCGTGCTCGACATCGGCGCCGGCACCGGCAACGCGGCCATCCCCGCGGCGCTGGCCGGTGGTGTCGTGACCGCCAGCGACCTCACGCCCGAGCTGCTGGAGATCGGGCGGCGACGGGCGGCCGAGGCGGGCCTCGAGATCACCTGGGAGACGGCCGACGCGGAGGCACTGCCCTATGACGACGCGTCCTTCGACGTGGTGCTCTCCGCCATCGGCGTCATGTTCGCCCCGTTCCACCGGGCCGCTGCCGAGGAGCTGCTCCGGGTCACCCGTCCCGGTGGTCGCATCGGTGTCGCGAGCTGGACCCCGGCCGGCTTCATCGGTCAGATGTTCGCGGCGATGAAGCCGTTCGCGCCCGCACCGCCCGAGGGCGCGCAGCCGCCGCCGCTGTGGGGCGAGGAGTCGCACGTCCGCTGGCTGTTCGGCGACCGCGTGAGGGGGTTGCGTGCCGAGCGGCGGGCGCTCGTCGTCGACGCGTTCACCACCGGCGCCGCCTTCCGCGACGCCTTCAAGGCCAGCTACGGGCCGACGCTGGTGGCCTACCGCTCGCTGGGCGGGGATGCGGAGCGGATCGCCGCGCTGGACCGGGTGCTGGCCGACCTGGGGGACCGGCACCTGGACGAGGGCCGGATGTCCTGGGAGTACCTCGTGGTGACGGCGCAGCGCGCCTGA
- a CDS encoding GuaB3 family IMP dehydrogenase-related protein: MTEIEIGRAKRARRAYSFDDVAIVPSRRTRDPEEVSTDWQIDAYRFDIPVLAAPMDSVMSPATAIKLGRLGGLGVLNLEGIWTRYADPEPLLAEVAELRGVDATRRLQEIYAEPIRAELITERLREVREAGVTVAGALSPQRTKEFAKTVTDAGVDLFVIRGTTVSAEHVSGQAEPLNLKEFIYELDVPVIVGGCATHQAALHLMRTGAAGVLVGFGGGAAHTTRTVLGVAVPMASAVADVAAARRDYLDESGGRYVHVIADGSIGRSGDVAKAIACGADAVMVGSPFARATDAPGRGFHWGAEAHHHDLPRGQRVEFETVGSFEEILLGPSHVADGTMNLIGALKRSMATTGYTDVKEFQRVEVVLA, from the coding sequence GTGACCGAGATCGAGATCGGACGTGCCAAGCGGGCGCGACGGGCCTACTCCTTCGATGACGTGGCGATCGTGCCCAGCCGCCGCACGCGCGACCCGGAGGAGGTCAGCACCGACTGGCAGATCGACGCCTATCGGTTCGACATCCCGGTGCTCGCCGCTCCGATGGACTCGGTCATGTCGCCGGCCACGGCGATCAAGCTCGGCCGGCTCGGCGGTCTCGGCGTGCTCAACCTGGAGGGCATCTGGACCCGGTACGCCGACCCCGAGCCGCTGCTGGCCGAGGTCGCCGAGCTGCGCGGCGTCGACGCCACCCGCCGGCTGCAGGAGATCTACGCCGAGCCGATCAGGGCCGAGCTGATCACCGAGCGGCTCCGTGAGGTGCGCGAGGCCGGCGTCACCGTCGCGGGGGCTCTCAGCCCCCAGCGCACCAAGGAGTTCGCCAAGACCGTCACCGACGCGGGCGTCGACCTGTTCGTCATCCGCGGCACGACCGTCAGCGCCGAGCACGTGAGCGGCCAGGCCGAGCCGCTCAACCTCAAGGAGTTCATCTACGAGCTCGACGTGCCCGTCATCGTCGGCGGCTGTGCGACCCACCAGGCCGCGCTGCACCTGATGCGCACCGGCGCCGCCGGGGTCCTCGTCGGCTTCGGCGGCGGCGCCGCGCACACCACCCGCACCGTGCTCGGTGTCGCCGTGCCGATGGCGAGCGCCGTCGCCGATGTCGCGGCGGCGCGTCGCGACTACCTCGACGAGTCCGGCGGCCGCTACGTCCACGTCATCGCGGACGGTTCCATCGGCCGGTCGGGCGACGTCGCCAAGGCGATCGCGTGCGGTGCCGACGCGGTGATGGTGGGCAGCCCCTTCGCCCGTGCCACCGACGCCCCGGGCCGGGGCTTCCACTGGGGTGCCGAGGCTCACCACCACGACCTGCCGCGCGGCCAGCGGGTGGAGTTCGAGACGGTCGGCAGCTTCGAGGAGATCCTGCTCGGCCCCAGCCACGTCGCCGACGGCACGATGAACCTGATCGGTGCCCTCAAGCGCTCGATGGCGACCACCGGCTACACCGACGTCAAGGAGTTCCAGCGGGTGGAGGTCGTGCTGGCCTGA
- a CDS encoding TetR/AcrR family transcriptional regulator — MPQEAARVNTRIGLEAGAMGEPTQGAGRGDLTRARLLDAAVQVFGEKGFHGTTTRDIAAAAGMSPAAVYVHHRSKEELLHVISREGHRTTLELVRRAGATGPPTQRLASIARDFGRHHAQGHTWARIVNYELEALSPEHREEIRALRIAIEHEVRSVIEDGMASGEFDVPDVGMATTAVLSLGIDIARWYRDDGRWTAGDVGDQMAVLALRIVGGRAT, encoded by the coding sequence ATGCCGCAGGAAGCGGCCCGGGTCAACACCCGGATCGGACTCGAGGCGGGAGCGATGGGAGAGCCGACGCAGGGTGCCGGACGAGGCGATCTCACCCGTGCCCGGCTGCTCGACGCGGCCGTGCAGGTCTTCGGCGAGAAGGGCTTCCACGGCACGACGACGCGCGACATCGCCGCCGCCGCCGGGATGAGCCCGGCGGCCGTCTACGTGCACCACCGCTCCAAGGAGGAGCTCCTGCACGTCATCTCCCGCGAGGGGCACCGGACCACGCTGGAGCTGGTCCGCCGGGCCGGCGCGACCGGCCCACCGACGCAGCGACTGGCCTCGATCGCTCGCGACTTCGGCCGCCATCACGCCCAGGGGCACACCTGGGCCCGGATTGTGAACTACGAGCTCGAGGCGCTCTCCCCCGAGCACCGCGAGGAGATCCGCGCCCTGCGGATCGCCATCGAGCACGAGGTGCGCTCGGTCATCGAGGACGGGATGGCCTCGGGCGAGTTCGACGTGCCGGACGTCGGGATGGCGACCACCGCGGTGCTCTCGCTCGGCATCGACATCGCCCGGTGGTACCGCGACGACGGCCGCTGGACGGCCGGCGACGTCGGGGACCAGATGGCGGTGCTGGCGTTGCGGATCGTCGGCGGCCGCGCCACCTGA
- a CDS encoding SDR family oxidoreductase, whose amino-acid sequence MAGRFEGRTAIVTGASRGIGLGIAERLVADGARVVITARKPEPLDEAVAALGGPDVARGVAGRVDDVDHQAEVVATAVETFGGADLLVNNAGINPVAGGLLELDLEAARKTVDVNCFAGISLVQQVHRAWMAEHGGAIVNVSSIAGLGPTPLIAMYGASKSMLNYITQELAVELGPNVRINAVLPAVVKTQFATLLYEGREEKVAEPYPLKRLGVPDDIAGVVSFLLSEDAGWMTGQLVTVDGGVTVAAAAI is encoded by the coding sequence GTGGCAGGACGGTTCGAGGGCAGGACGGCGATCGTCACCGGAGCCAGCCGAGGCATCGGCCTCGGCATCGCCGAGCGGTTGGTCGCCGACGGAGCCCGGGTGGTCATCACCGCCCGCAAGCCCGAGCCGCTCGACGAGGCGGTCGCCGCCCTGGGCGGGCCCGACGTCGCCCGCGGCGTCGCGGGCAGGGTGGACGACGTGGATCATCAGGCGGAGGTGGTCGCCACGGCGGTCGAGACCTTCGGCGGCGCCGACCTGCTGGTCAACAACGCGGGCATCAACCCGGTCGCCGGTGGCCTGCTGGAACTCGACCTGGAGGCCGCCCGCAAGACGGTCGACGTCAACTGCTTCGCCGGGATCAGCCTGGTCCAGCAGGTCCACCGCGCCTGGATGGCCGAGCACGGCGGCGCGATCGTCAACGTCTCCTCGATCGCCGGTCTTGGTCCCACCCCGCTGATCGCGATGTACGGCGCCAGCAAGTCGATGCTCAACTACATCACCCAGGAGCTGGCCGTCGAGCTCGGGCCGAACGTGCGGATCAACGCGGTGCTGCCGGCGGTGGTCAAGACGCAGTTCGCGACGCTGCTCTACGAGGGCCGCGAGGAGAAGGTCGCCGAGCCGTACCCGCTCAAGCGTCTCGGTGTGCCCGACGACATCGCCGGCGTGGTCTCCTTCCTGCTGTCCGAGGACGCGGGCTGGATGACCGGCCAGCTGGTGACCGTCGACGGCGGGGTCACGGTCGCGGCGGCGGCGATCTGA
- a CDS encoding SDR family NAD(P)-dependent oxidoreductase has translation MPTPGAGLAPGTRVVVTGAARGIGRALATRLAAGGCRVVVADRDGEPLAEVGQRLDALAVPGDVSTLEGVTALVETAREHLGAIDAWFGNAGIDRGRGLGASEAEWAESHELNVMAHVRAARLLVPDWLERGGGRFVVTASAAGLLTMLEAPAYSVSKHAAVAFAEWLSVTYRHRGIVVQALCPQGVRTDMLARSGELQQLLSRDEALSPETVAETVWAALGDDRFLILPHPEVAAYYTARAGDTDAWLGGMNRLQRKIEESRA, from the coding sequence ATGCCGACCCCCGGCGCCGGCCTGGCGCCCGGCACCCGGGTCGTCGTCACCGGCGCCGCCCGGGGGATCGGCCGTGCGTTGGCGACGCGACTCGCCGCCGGCGGCTGTCGGGTGGTCGTCGCCGACCGCGACGGCGAGCCGCTGGCGGAGGTGGGGCAGCGCCTCGACGCCCTCGCCGTACCGGGGGACGTGAGCACCCTCGAGGGCGTGACCGCCCTGGTGGAGACCGCCCGCGAGCACCTCGGTGCCATCGACGCGTGGTTCGGCAACGCCGGCATCGACAGGGGCCGCGGCCTCGGTGCGAGCGAGGCGGAGTGGGCCGAGTCGCACGAGCTCAACGTGATGGCGCACGTGCGCGCCGCCCGGCTGCTGGTCCCCGACTGGCTCGAGCGGGGCGGTGGCCGATTCGTCGTGACGGCCTCGGCGGCCGGCCTCCTGACGATGCTGGAGGCGCCGGCCTACTCGGTGAGCAAGCACGCGGCCGTCGCCTTCGCCGAATGGCTCTCGGTGACCTACCGACACCGCGGGATCGTGGTGCAGGCGCTCTGCCCGCAGGGGGTGCGCACCGACATGCTCGCGCGCTCGGGCGAGCTGCAGCAGCTGCTCAGCCGCGACGAGGCGCTGAGCCCCGAGACGGTCGCCGAGACCGTGTGGGCGGCACTCGGCGACGACCGTTTCCTGATCCTGCCGCACCCCGAGGTGGCGGCCTACTACACCGCGCGCGCCGGCGACACCGACGCCTGGTTGGGCGGGATGAACCGCCTGCAGCGCAAGATCGAGGAGTCCCGGGCATGA
- a CDS encoding NADPH:quinone oxidoreductase family protein → MKAWRVAELGEPRDVLRLEDVPDPVAGPGQVVVRVLAVPANFPDALMCRGLYQVRPALPFTPGAELCGEVMAVGAGVTTVAPGDRVIGAATMPYGGFAELAVLEAAMTFPAPAALDDAEAAALFIGYQTGWFALHRRTSLQPGETLLVHAAAGGVGSAAVQLGKAAGATVIGVVGGEEKAEVARRLGADVVVDRHREDFVAVVKEHTGGRGADVVYDPVGGDTYDRSTKCIAFEGRILVIGFAGGRIQEAALNHALIKNYSIIGLHWGLYNTQAPAVVRECHDELTALAARGLIRPLVSERLGLDRVADGVQRLADGSTVGRVVFVP, encoded by the coding sequence ATGAAGGCATGGCGGGTGGCAGAGCTCGGCGAACCCCGGGACGTGCTCCGGCTCGAGGACGTCCCCGATCCGGTCGCCGGCCCGGGACAGGTGGTCGTGCGGGTGCTGGCCGTGCCGGCGAACTTCCCCGACGCGCTGATGTGTCGCGGTCTCTACCAGGTCCGGCCCGCGCTGCCGTTCACCCCGGGCGCGGAGCTGTGCGGCGAGGTGATGGCCGTCGGCGCCGGCGTCACCACCGTCGCGCCCGGCGATCGGGTGATCGGCGCCGCCACCATGCCGTACGGCGGATTCGCCGAGCTCGCGGTGCTGGAGGCGGCGATGACCTTCCCGGCGCCGGCGGCGCTCGACGACGCGGAGGCCGCCGCGCTGTTCATCGGCTATCAGACGGGCTGGTTCGCCCTGCACCGGCGTACGTCGCTGCAGCCCGGGGAGACCCTGCTCGTGCACGCGGCGGCGGGCGGGGTCGGCAGCGCCGCCGTCCAGCTCGGCAAGGCGGCCGGGGCCACGGTGATCGGCGTGGTCGGTGGTGAGGAGAAGGCCGAGGTCGCGCGCCGGCTCGGCGCCGACGTGGTGGTCGACCGGCACCGGGAGGACTTCGTGGCGGTCGTCAAGGAGCACACCGGCGGACGCGGCGCGGACGTGGTCTACGACCCCGTCGGTGGCGACACCTACGACCGCTCCACCAAGTGCATCGCCTTCGAGGGCCGGATCCTGGTGATCGGCTTCGCCGGCGGCCGGATCCAGGAGGCGGCGCTCAACCACGCCCTGATCAAGAACTACTCGATCATCGGCCTGCACTGGGGGCTGTACAACACCCAGGCCCCGGCTGTCGTCCGGGAGTGCCACGACGAGCTGACGGCCCTGGCCGCGCGAGGGCTGATCAGGCCGCTGGTCAGCGAACGGCTCGGGCTGGACCGCGTCGCCGACGGCGTCCAGCGACTCGCGGACGGCAGCACCGTCGGCCGGGTGGTGTTCGTCCCATGA
- a CDS encoding phosphotransferase family protein, translated as MTGEPTPPGLDLDRLAGWWPDHVGALAGDLRASLIAGGKSNLTYEVGDGTQVWILRRPPLGHVLATAHDMGREHRVMSALSTTAVPVPRTFALCQDTDVIGAPFYVMAKVVGTPYRRSAELAPLGADRVRGISTRLVDTLATLHAVDPADVGLADFGRAEGFLARQVARWKTQLDASHTRDLPAAERLHARLAASVPPESAPGIVHGDYRLDNVLVDERDEIVAVLDWEMATLGDPLTDLALMLLYQRLGADLGSLVSDVGHAPGYLGEAEILQRYDAGSGRDLSRFGFYLGLAAFKLAVILEGIHYRYLHGQTVGPGFEHIGEAIHPLLAAGLDALDHD; from the coding sequence ATGACCGGCGAGCCGACACCGCCCGGGCTCGACCTGGACCGGCTCGCCGGCTGGTGGCCCGACCACGTCGGTGCTCTGGCCGGTGACCTGCGGGCGTCCCTGATCGCCGGCGGGAAGTCGAACCTCACCTACGAGGTCGGCGACGGCACGCAGGTCTGGATCCTGCGTCGCCCGCCGCTGGGGCACGTGCTCGCGACCGCTCACGACATGGGCCGCGAGCACCGCGTGATGTCGGCGCTGAGCACGACGGCGGTGCCGGTGCCGCGGACCTTCGCGCTCTGCCAGGACACCGACGTCATCGGCGCTCCGTTCTACGTGATGGCGAAGGTGGTCGGCACGCCCTACCGCCGATCCGCGGAGCTGGCACCGCTGGGCGCGGACCGGGTACGCGGCATCTCCACCCGCCTGGTCGACACCCTCGCGACGCTGCACGCGGTGGATCCCGCTGACGTCGGGCTGGCCGACTTCGGCCGCGCCGAGGGCTTCCTGGCCCGGCAGGTGGCGCGGTGGAAGACCCAGCTCGACGCCTCCCACACCCGCGACCTGCCCGCCGCCGAGCGGCTGCACGCGCGGCTCGCCGCCAGCGTGCCACCGGAGTCCGCCCCCGGGATCGTGCACGGGGACTACCGGCTGGACAACGTGCTGGTGGACGAACGCGACGAGATCGTCGCCGTACTCGACTGGGAGATGGCGACCCTGGGCGACCCGCTCACCGACCTCGCCCTGATGCTGCTCTACCAGCGTCTCGGGGCGGACCTGGGCAGCCTGGTCTCCGACGTCGGCCACGCGCCCGGCTACCTCGGCGAGGCCGAGATCCTGCAGCGGTACGACGCCGGCAGCGGCCGCGACCTGAGCCGCTTCGGGTTCTACCTCGGCCTGGCCGCCTTCAAGCTCGCGGTGATCCTGGAGGGGATCCACTACCGCTACCTGCACGGCCAGACCGTCGGGCCCGGCTTCGAGCACATCGGCGAGGCGATCCATCCGCTGCTCGCCGCGGGGCTCGACGCCCTCGACCACGACTGA
- a CDS encoding acyl-CoA dehydrogenase family protein, which translates to MDFAHDTRTEELRAQLLDFTARRIEPAEEIFEQQLAAQDDPWAWDTVPALVELRAEARSRGLWNLFLPGEAGPGLTNLQYAPLAEITGRCALAPAVFNCAAPDTGNMELLHDFGTEEQKKQWLEPLLSGEIRSGFAMTEPDVASSDATNIATSITRDGDAYVVSGRKWWTTGAMNPNARILIVMGKTDPEAERHRQQSMILVPRESPGVHVVRGMEVFGYDDHEHGGHAEIVFDEVRVPASNLIGTEGMGFAIAQARLGPGRIHHCMRSIGLAERAIELMCARVEERVAFGRPLADQGVVREWIAESRVRIEQLRLLVLKTAWLMDTVGNKGAHTEIQAIKIATPATVQWILDKAIQAHGAGGLSQDFPLARAYAGIRTLRFADGPDEVHRNALAKAELRRQQARRTAEAAR; encoded by the coding sequence ATGGACTTCGCCCACGACACCCGGACCGAGGAGCTGCGTGCCCAGCTGCTCGACTTCACGGCCCGCCGGATCGAGCCCGCGGAGGAGATCTTCGAGCAGCAGCTGGCCGCCCAGGACGATCCCTGGGCGTGGGACACGGTGCCCGCACTGGTCGAGCTGCGTGCCGAGGCGCGCAGCCGTGGCCTGTGGAACCTCTTCCTGCCGGGTGAGGCCGGCCCCGGCCTGACCAACCTCCAGTACGCGCCGCTGGCCGAGATCACCGGCCGGTGCGCGCTCGCCCCCGCCGTCTTCAACTGCGCCGCGCCCGACACCGGCAACATGGAGCTGCTCCACGACTTCGGCACCGAGGAGCAGAAGAAGCAGTGGCTCGAGCCGTTGCTGAGCGGTGAGATCCGCTCCGGCTTCGCGATGACCGAGCCCGACGTCGCCTCCTCCGACGCCACCAACATCGCCACCTCGATCACCCGCGACGGGGACGCCTACGTGGTCAGCGGCCGCAAGTGGTGGACCACCGGCGCGATGAACCCCAACGCGCGGATCCTGATCGTGATGGGCAAGACCGACCCGGAGGCCGAGCGGCACCGGCAGCAGTCGATGATCCTGGTCCCGCGCGAGAGCCCCGGCGTGCACGTCGTGCGCGGGATGGAGGTCTTCGGGTACGACGACCACGAGCACGGCGGTCACGCCGAGATCGTCTTCGACGAGGTGCGGGTGCCGGCGAGCAACCTGATCGGGACCGAGGGGATGGGCTTCGCCATCGCCCAGGCCCGGTTGGGACCCGGTCGGATCCACCACTGCATGCGCTCCATCGGGCTGGCCGAGAGGGCGATCGAGCTGATGTGCGCCCGGGTCGAGGAGCGGGTGGCGTTCGGACGGCCGCTGGCCGACCAGGGCGTCGTCCGGGAGTGGATCGCGGAGTCGCGGGTGCGTATCGAGCAGCTGCGGCTGCTGGTGCTCAAGACGGCCTGGCTGATGGACACCGTCGGCAACAAGGGCGCACACACCGAGATCCAGGCGATCAAGATCGCCACGCCGGCCACCGTGCAGTGGATCCTGGACAAGGCGATCCAGGCGCACGGCGCCGGCGGGCTCTCCCAGGACTTCCCGCTGGCGCGTGCCTACGCCGGGATCCGCACACTGCGATTCGCCGACGGGCCCGACGAGGTGCACCGCAACGCGCTCGCCAAGGCGGAGCTGCGCCGGCAGCAGGCCCGGCGTACGGCGGAGGCGGCGCGATGA